One region of Haloprofundus salilacus genomic DNA includes:
- a CDS encoding PAS domain-containing sensor histidine kinase — MAEGTDESAREGAWRFEAMFDDPTSFIGVLTPEGRLRRVNETALSFGDVNAAAVSDELFWETPWWSHDEAQAAGLQRQVGRAADGEFVRFEATNVGAGGERVHLDVSLQPVRDDAGSVVSIIAQGRDVTDRVGAQRALEARQRTIETLHGVASDLEASDSPDAVYERTVTAAEEVLEFERCYVGVLEDGLVVPRVQSSGSTSDDVRAMRPDEGLVGKTLRTGESYLVRDVDDDEDTQPTRETFRSGMSVPFGDSAVFQAVATEPNAFDESDLELAELLLTHASEALARIETEATLRQQNERLEEFASVVAHDLRNPLNVVAGNVELARETGELERLDAATRAIEQMDDLLSKLLSLARAGKVVGEPNPVSLSTVAEAAWFGIDTPNATLAVETDLVLAADESRLRQLLENLLRNSVEHGGSTVSMTVGRLDDRPGFFVADDGPGIPPELRDDALEHGFSTADDGTGFGLAIVSTIAEAHGWTVTVAESEDGGARFEFSGALAA, encoded by the coding sequence ATGGCTGAGGGTACGGACGAATCCGCGCGAGAGGGGGCGTGGCGATTCGAGGCGATGTTCGACGACCCCACCTCGTTCATCGGCGTGTTGACGCCGGAGGGGCGACTCCGCCGGGTCAACGAGACGGCGCTGTCGTTCGGCGACGTCAACGCGGCGGCGGTGAGTGACGAACTGTTCTGGGAGACACCGTGGTGGTCGCACGACGAGGCGCAGGCGGCGGGGTTGCAGCGGCAGGTCGGACGAGCCGCCGACGGGGAGTTCGTACGGTTCGAGGCAACGAACGTCGGAGCGGGCGGCGAACGGGTCCACCTCGACGTCTCGCTGCAACCGGTCCGAGACGACGCCGGGTCGGTCGTCTCGATCATCGCCCAGGGGCGGGACGTCACCGACCGCGTCGGGGCGCAGCGCGCGCTCGAAGCGCGGCAGCGGACGATAGAGACGCTTCACGGCGTGGCGAGCGACCTCGAAGCCAGTGACTCCCCGGATGCGGTGTACGAACGAACGGTGACCGCCGCCGAGGAGGTGCTGGAGTTCGAACGGTGTTACGTCGGCGTGTTGGAGGACGGCCTGGTCGTCCCGCGGGTGCAGTCGTCCGGATCGACGAGCGACGACGTCCGCGCGATGCGTCCCGACGAGGGATTGGTCGGCAAGACGCTGCGCACCGGAGAGTCGTACCTGGTCCGCGATGTCGACGACGATGAGGACACGCAGCCGACGAGGGAGACGTTCCGATCGGGCATGAGCGTCCCCTTCGGCGACAGCGCGGTGTTTCAGGCCGTCGCCACTGAGCCGAACGCGTTCGACGAGTCGGACCTCGAACTGGCGGAGTTGCTGCTGACACACGCCTCCGAGGCGCTCGCTCGAATCGAGACCGAAGCGACGCTCCGTCAGCAGAACGAGCGCCTTGAGGAGTTCGCCTCGGTCGTCGCCCACGACCTCAGAAACCCGCTGAACGTCGTCGCGGGTAACGTCGAACTCGCGCGGGAGACGGGCGAGTTAGAGCGGTTGGACGCCGCGACGCGGGCCATCGAACAGATGGACGACCTGTTGTCGAAGCTACTGAGCCTCGCACGGGCGGGGAAAGTAGTTGGCGAGCCGAACCCAGTGTCGCTCTCGACGGTCGCCGAGGCGGCGTGGTTCGGCATCGACACGCCCAACGCGACGCTGGCGGTGGAGACGGACCTCGTCCTCGCGGCCGACGAGTCTCGGCTCAGGCAACTGCTGGAGAACCTGCTTCGCAATAGTGTTGAACACGGCGGGTCGACCGTATCGATGACCGTCGGCCGACTCGACGACCGACCGGGCTTCTTCGTCGCCGACGACGGTCCCGGCATCCCGCCGGAGCTGCGCGACGACGCGCTCGAACACGGCTTTTCGACGGCCGACGACGGCACCGGGTTCGGGCTGGCTATCGTCTCGACCATCGCCGAAGCGCACGGCTGGACGGTCACCGTCGCGGAGAGCGAAGACGGCGGCGCCCGGTTCGAGTTCTCGGGCGCCCTCGCCGCCTAA
- a CDS encoding adenosylhomocysteinase, with product MSTTYAPVSEHLDDVDAARAEGRRKMDWALQHMPILTALREEYEAEKPFAGQTIGMAMHVEAKTANLVELLADGGAEVAITGCNPLSTHDDVSAALDAHENITSYAVRGVDDEGYYAAIHSVVSHDPTITVDDGMDMVKVVHEEYPELIDSIVGGCEETTTGVHRLRAMDADGELKYPVFAVNDTPMKRLFDNVHGTGESSLATIAMTTNLSWAGKNVIVAGYGYCGKGVAKKASGQNANVIVTEVEPRRALEAHMEGYEVLPMAEAAEKADVVLTTTGNRDVVTREHFERMKDGVLLANAGHFDIEVNLDDLDDLAVDRYEARDGVEAFEMADGRRLNVIAKGRLVNLAAPIALGHPVEVMDQSFGVQAVCVRELVDNADAYEAGVHDVPDELDRRVAEIKLDAEGVEHDALTDEQREYMGSWQHGT from the coding sequence ATGAGTACGACGTACGCTCCCGTGAGCGAACATCTCGACGACGTCGATGCCGCCCGCGCGGAGGGTCGACGCAAGATGGACTGGGCGCTACAGCACATGCCGATTCTCACCGCGCTCCGCGAGGAGTACGAGGCCGAGAAACCGTTCGCGGGCCAGACCATCGGGATGGCGATGCACGTCGAGGCGAAGACGGCGAACCTCGTCGAATTGCTCGCCGACGGCGGCGCGGAGGTCGCCATCACCGGCTGCAACCCGCTGTCGACGCACGACGACGTGAGCGCGGCGCTCGACGCCCACGAGAACATCACCTCCTACGCCGTCCGCGGCGTCGACGACGAGGGCTACTACGCGGCCATCCACTCGGTCGTCTCCCACGACCCGACCATCACCGTCGACGACGGGATGGACATGGTGAAAGTCGTCCACGAGGAGTACCCCGAACTCATCGACTCGATCGTCGGCGGGTGCGAGGAGACCACCACGGGCGTCCACCGCCTGCGCGCGATGGACGCCGACGGCGAACTCAAGTACCCCGTGTTCGCCGTCAACGACACGCCGATGAAACGACTGTTCGACAACGTCCACGGTACCGGCGAGTCCTCGCTCGCCACCATCGCCATGACGACGAACCTCTCGTGGGCGGGCAAGAACGTCATCGTCGCGGGCTACGGCTACTGCGGGAAGGGCGTCGCGAAGAAAGCGAGCGGCCAGAACGCGAACGTCATCGTCACCGAGGTCGAACCGCGCCGAGCTCTCGAAGCGCACATGGAGGGGTACGAGGTGCTGCCGATGGCCGAAGCCGCCGAGAAAGCCGACGTGGTCCTCACCACAACGGGTAACCGCGACGTGGTCACCCGCGAGCACTTCGAGCGCATGAAAGACGGCGTCCTGCTGGCCAACGCGGGTCACTTCGACATCGAAGTGAACCTCGACGACCTCGACGACCTCGCGGTCGACCGCTACGAGGCCCGCGACGGCGTCGAGGCGTTCGAGATGGCGGACGGCCGCCGCCTCAACGTCATCGCCAAGGGTCGACTCGTCAACCTTGCCGCGCCCATCGCGCTCGGTCACCCCGTCGAAGTGATGGACCAGAGCTTCGGCGTACAGGCCGTCTGCGTGCGCGAACTCGTCGACAACGCCGACGCGTACGAGGCGGGTGTCCACGATGTCCCCGACGAACTCGACCGCCGCGTCGCCGAAATAAAACTCGACGCCGAGGGCGTCGAACACGACGCGCTCACCGACGAACAGCGCGAGTACATGGGTAGCTGGCAGCACGGGACGTAG
- a CDS encoding amidohydrolase: protein MTTLQITGGKVLRPDLSVVRGDVLVDTDSGEILAVGDTESGDETLDAEGGLVMPGLVNAHTHVPMTLLRGVADDKPLETWLREDIWPVEGAFTLEDVRVGAELAMVEMIRSGTIGFADMYFDVPEIVDVVDSAGLRARLGHGVVTVGKDDEAARADIDESLDIAAEFDGAAGGRISTAYMPHSLTTVGEDELRESVARARDLGIPVHYHANETTDEVDPIVDERGERPLKYADDLGMLGDADFVAHGVHVDDAEIDLLAERGTSVIHCPASNMKLASGIAPVQRMLDAGVSVGLGTDGAASNNDLDLFDEMRDAAMVGKLAADDASAVAAETVVEMATRGGANALGFDSGRLEAGANADLVVVDFDAPHLTPAHDPVSHLAYAVRGSDVRHTVCDGEVLMRDRKVLTLDAAAVMQRATEHAREALDRAT, encoded by the coding sequence ATGACGACGCTCCAGATCACCGGCGGGAAGGTACTCCGTCCGGATTTATCGGTCGTGCGCGGCGACGTACTGGTCGACACCGATTCGGGCGAGATTCTCGCCGTCGGCGACACCGAGAGCGGAGACGAGACGCTCGACGCCGAGGGCGGACTCGTGATGCCCGGTCTCGTCAACGCGCACACCCACGTACCGATGACGCTGCTCCGCGGCGTCGCCGACGACAAACCGCTCGAAACGTGGCTTCGCGAGGACATCTGGCCCGTCGAGGGCGCGTTCACCCTCGAGGACGTGCGCGTCGGCGCGGAACTGGCGATGGTGGAGATGATTCGCTCGGGGACGATCGGCTTCGCCGACATGTACTTCGACGTCCCCGAAATCGTGGACGTTGTCGACTCCGCGGGACTTCGCGCCCGCCTCGGCCACGGCGTCGTCACCGTCGGGAAGGACGACGAGGCGGCGCGGGCCGACATCGACGAGAGCCTCGACATCGCCGCCGAGTTCGACGGCGCAGCGGGGGGACGAATCTCGACGGCGTACATGCCGCACAGTCTCACGACCGTCGGCGAGGACGAACTCCGCGAGTCGGTCGCTCGCGCCCGCGACCTCGGAATCCCGGTCCACTACCACGCCAACGAGACGACCGACGAAGTCGACCCCATCGTCGACGAACGCGGCGAACGGCCCCTGAAGTACGCCGACGATCTCGGGATGCTCGGCGACGCTGACTTCGTGGCCCACGGCGTCCACGTCGACGACGCCGAAATCGACCTCCTCGCTGAGCGGGGGACGAGCGTGATTCACTGTCCGGCCTCGAACATGAAACTCGCGAGCGGCATCGCGCCGGTCCAGCGGATGCTCGACGCGGGGGTCTCGGTCGGGCTGGGTACCGACGGCGCGGCGTCGAACAACGATCTCGACCTGTTCGACGAGATGCGCGACGCGGCGATGGTCGGCAAACTCGCGGCCGACGATGCCAGCGCCGTCGCCGCCGAGACGGTCGTCGAGATGGCGACGCGGGGTGGCGCGAACGCGCTAGGCTTCGACTCCGGTCGACTCGAAGCGGGTGCGAACGCCGACCTCGTCGTCGTCGACTTCGACGCGCCGCATCTGACGCCCGCCCACGACCCCGTGAGTCACCTCGCCTACGCGGTTCGCGGCTCCGACGTGCGTCACACGGTCTGCGACGGCGAGGTGCTGATGCGGGACCGGAAGGTGCTCACGCTCGACGCCGCGGCGGTGATGCAGCGGGCGACCGAGCACGCCCGGGAGGCGCTCGACCGCGCCACGTAA
- the hisG gene encoding ATP phosphoribosyltransferase — protein sequence MRIAVPNKGRLHDPSMELLERAGLHVENGAARKLYAETVDPDVTVLFVRAADIPGYVRDGAADMGITGLDQARESGHELTDLLDLGFGKCRLVLAAPEDGDIHSVGDIEGKTVATEFPHITRSFFEKRGVDADVVEVTGATELTPHVEMADAIVDITSTGTTLRVNRLAVIEEVLSSSVRLFARPDVADDEKVQQVLTAFESVLAADGKRYLMMNAPKSRLDEVREVIPGMGGPTVMDIAGESDDDATVAVHVVVDEREVFETIGNLREVGASDILVTEIERLVE from the coding sequence ATGCGAATCGCCGTGCCCAACAAGGGCCGACTGCACGACCCGTCGATGGAACTTCTGGAGCGCGCCGGACTCCACGTCGAGAACGGTGCCGCCCGGAAACTGTACGCCGAGACCGTCGACCCTGACGTGACCGTCCTCTTCGTCCGCGCGGCCGACATCCCGGGGTACGTCCGCGACGGCGCCGCCGACATGGGAATCACCGGTCTCGACCAGGCGCGCGAGTCGGGTCACGAACTCACCGACCTGCTGGATTTGGGCTTCGGGAAGTGTCGCCTCGTCCTCGCCGCGCCCGAAGACGGCGATATCCACTCGGTCGGCGACATCGAGGGGAAGACCGTCGCCACCGAGTTCCCGCACATCACACGCTCGTTCTTCGAAAAGCGCGGCGTCGACGCCGACGTGGTCGAAGTGACCGGCGCGACTGAACTAACCCCGCACGTCGAGATGGCCGACGCCATCGTCGACATCACGAGCACGGGGACGACGCTGCGCGTCAACCGCCTCGCCGTCATCGAGGAGGTGCTGTCGAGTTCGGTCCGCCTGTTCGCGCGGCCCGACGTGGCCGACGACGAGAAGGTGCAGCAGGTACTGACGGCGTTCGAGTCCGTGCTCGCCGCCGACGGCAAACGCTACCTGATGATGAACGCGCCGAAGTCGAGGTTAGACGAGGTGCGCGAGGTTATCCCCGGAATGGGCGGGCCGACGGTGATGGACATCGCCGGCGAGTCAGACGACGACGCCACCGTCGCGGTTCACGTCGTCGTCGACGAGCGCGAGGTCTTCGAGACAATCGGCAACCTCCGAGAGGTCGGCGCGTCGGACATCCTCGTCACCGAAATCGAGCGTCTGGTCGAGTAG
- a CDS encoding CPBP family intramembrane glutamic endopeptidase has translation MNGLVPKILWNLDERRLRAPWRIAVTTLLIVALTVTGWFALVAFTAPGSGGEAAVGDGLTRLTEFAPLVLLGAATIAAVSFSGTFLDRRYFTDFGLHVDRDWWTDLGVGFGLGTALMTLVFLVEYSAGWVSVEAVFSAPLELLVPELLFSVALFVFVGFHEELLFRGYLVTNLAEGLFGHADFDADRAVGGAIVASAAVFALLHATNPGATVVSTLGVGFAGVLLAFAYVLTGEIALPVGFHVSWNVFQGPVFGLPVSGVDPTASLLVVNRHGPNLYTGGVFGPEAGLLGVSALSIGCLLVAAWTKRRYGRVVLYSGLTEPDLRRR, from the coding sequence GTGAACGGTCTCGTTCCGAAGATACTCTGGAATCTCGACGAACGACGCCTCCGCGCGCCGTGGCGCATTGCGGTGACGACGCTGCTCATCGTCGCTTTGACGGTCACCGGCTGGTTCGCGCTCGTCGCGTTCACCGCACCCGGGTCAGGAGGCGAGGCAGCCGTCGGCGACGGTCTCACCCGTCTCACCGAGTTCGCACCGCTCGTGCTCCTCGGCGCGGCGACTATCGCGGCCGTCTCGTTCAGCGGCACGTTCCTCGATCGGCGCTACTTCACGGATTTCGGGCTCCACGTCGACCGAGACTGGTGGACCGATCTCGGCGTCGGCTTCGGACTCGGAACCGCGCTGATGACGCTCGTCTTTCTGGTCGAGTACTCTGCCGGATGGGTGAGCGTCGAGGCGGTGTTCAGCGCCCCGCTCGAACTGCTCGTTCCGGAACTGCTGTTCTCGGTCGCGCTGTTCGTCTTCGTCGGCTTCCACGAGGAACTGCTGTTTCGCGGCTATCTCGTCACGAACCTCGCCGAGGGGTTGTTCGGTCACGCCGACTTCGACGCCGACAGGGCGGTCGGCGGCGCAATCGTCGCCTCGGCGGCCGTCTTCGCGCTACTCCACGCGACGAACCCGGGTGCCACCGTCGTCAGCACGCTCGGCGTCGGATTCGCGGGCGTACTGCTCGCGTTCGCCTACGTACTGACCGGCGAAATCGCGCTCCCGGTCGGCTTCCACGTCTCGTGGAACGTCTTTCAGGGGCCGGTGTTCGGCCTGCCGGTCAGCGGCGTCGACCCCACGGCGTCGCTTCTGGTGGTGAACCGCCACGGACCCAATCTCTACACTGGCGGCGTGTTCGGCCCCGAGGCGGGGTTGCTCGGCGTCTCCGCGCTCTCGATCGGCTGTCTGCTTGTCGCGGCGTGGACGAAGAGACGGTACGGCCGGGTGGTGCTCTACTCCGGACTCACCGAACCGGACCTCCGGCGGCGCTGA
- a CDS encoding DUF7473 family protein has translation MVVPLQTTLGSPVAIAGTVGLFALFLSVTAHIAARNVLGDVAIRNAFAVGPLPAVVAVLATTFGVSAALALPAALALDAAAVRYLYDRSWRLTAYIVVIHFVVTVILGALLFSLLALWQSAPG, from the coding sequence ATGGTCGTTCCGCTGCAGACGACGCTCGGCAGTCCGGTCGCCATCGCCGGAACCGTCGGCCTGTTCGCGCTGTTTCTCTCGGTGACCGCCCACATCGCCGCCCGCAACGTCCTCGGCGACGTCGCCATCCGTAACGCCTTCGCCGTCGGTCCCCTTCCCGCCGTCGTCGCAGTTCTCGCAACGACGTTCGGCGTCTCGGCGGCACTGGCGCTCCCGGCGGCGCTCGCGCTCGACGCTGCCGCGGTGAGATATCTCTACGACCGGTCATGGCGGTTGACGGCCTACATCGTCGTCATCCACTTCGTCGTCACCGTCATCCTCGGGGCGCTCCTGTTCAGTCTGCTCGCGCTCTGGCAGAGCGCTCCGGGCTGA